In the Blautia coccoides genome, TCCTCATAATCGTGATCGCAAGACTTGAAAATTTGTACCCACGATCTTTGTCATAATCTCTTGCTGCTTTCACGAGTCCCAGTAATGCCAAAGCTTGTAGATCCTCTATCTCTATCCCTGTGCTTTTCATACTCCAGGCCACACTGTAGGCCAGTTTTATATTGTTTAAGATAAGATCTTCGTCTTTCATTTGACTTTTCCTCCGTATCTACCCTATAATGAGGGTGTGATAATTTATTGAGTCCCTGATTGCTTCCCGGCGCCAGGGGCTTTTTCAGTGAGTGTAAAACGATGGCAGGATTCCGAATAGGTCTTCATGTTGCCGATTTCTGCCTTAAAGCCATTATCTCCATCGCTCACACATCTGTAATGACTACCCGTGTCATCCTCAATCCACACGGCATGACAAGTTGTCTTTGTTCCCAATGCTATAGTAACAATGTCAAGAGCATTGTTTTTGGCAATCAGCTCCAACACTCTTAAATGCGGGGCCATTTCCTTGCATATTTCTATCCATTTTTCTTTTGTCATGCTTTCTCCTCCTTGCTATCTTTTCTCCAATTTCCCGCACTCACTAACGCGGTGGAACTGATTTGCAAAGTCAAGTATCGCATTTCGGGCTGTTATATACTCTGGGTCATCACAATCCAGCTTGCAAAAGTGGTATGCCAATTGCACGGCAATACGCTTGCACACCTTGACCGCAAGACTTCCGCACCACAATGGCCAGCACGCAAAGTCCAGGTCGGCTCTTCTCAGGTCGGCTCCGCTCAGGTCGGCTTCACTCAGGTCGGCTCCGCTCAGGTCGGCTCTTCTCAGGTCGGCTTCACTCAGGTCGGCTCTTCTCAGGTCGGCTCTTACACCGCCATCTTCTCCGGCTAACCATTTCTTATGCTTTTTTAATATTTCCTGTAATTCTTCCTTGTACATGATTTTTCCTCCTCTTATTTCCTTGGTCTCGTGCTACTTCAAATCCAACCATCAGCAGCACAAATATAAATATGTAACACATAACTGCCTGCGGTGCATCCCGTGGCTGCCACCATCCCGTCATAGCTGCCAGCGCTGTACAGATTGCGGCGTCTTTTATGGTGTTATAGTGCATGGGCTTGTCCCTCCTTTCCCGCCTTATCCGGCGGCTTCTCTTCTGTAAAATCCGATGATGAGTTTTGATACTTCATCCACGACCTTTTGCTTCTCTTCTTCGGTTTTGTTTTTTGAAAAATCATCATGTATCCGGATCACTCCAGAACCATATTTAATGGTTTTTATGATCACACAACCACCTCCTTGATGGTATAGTATGTAATGCTACTTGTACTTGTTCCTGGCCCCTTTTTGTCTTATACTGTACTTACAGGCGCTGGTATGCCGAGTACAAATGAAAGGATTATTTATATGATTGACTTAAGCAAAAAGCAGTATAAAATGCTCTGCAAAATCAAGAGATATGGGGCTATTGAGAAATCTTCTCTCTCTGATAATGAACTTACAATTTGCCAATACTTATTAGCAAAAGATTGTTTATTGGCAAGCCATCAAACAGTTGCAAATTTCAACAAAATTCAAACCATAAAAAATCTCCCGCCGCAAATAAGGCTAAATCAAACAGGAGAAGCCCAAATATACGCTTTTCGTTCGACTTTTTACAAATGGTGGATTCCCGTTGTAATTTCACTTATCTCTCTGCTCATATCAATAACCACACCAATAATCCAAGCATGGCTATAATTAAAGATATCAAGCTAAGGAACAACGGAAAATTCGGGTAACGTAATCTAAAACAAAGGCGTTTATCTGGATTTTCCTTTTTATAATTTTTTCGTTCATCCCGTGTCAGCGATCTACTTATGCTAACTATAGTTACTCTTTTCACCTTCGCTCTTACCTCCAGAATTTAAACTATTTCTTTTCATCAATTTTATTAAGTATTACGGTCACAATACTTCCGATGGAAGCCAAAGAAATCACAATACATAAAATAGCAAATACAGCATCTCCCATCTTCATATCACCTCATTTACTATTGACACAAATGTTTACATTTTCTTCCTTGTCTTCTATACTGTAAGTACAGGCCCCGCCAGGCTAAGTACATAAGAAAGGAGATTACAATTATGAAGCTGAATCCCGACTGTGTTAGAGACATATTATTAACAGCAGAAGAAAATTGTGATTTTTTAAGTCCCTGGGACTTCCATAAGGGCGATTCTATTGACCGCTTAAACAGCTACTCACATGAAGAAATCGCTTATCACATACGACAGTGTGAACTATCCCGATTATTAGAGGCTGTCGAATATTGTGATGGCGGTGATTGGATTACCATTACGGATTTAACCCCTGATGGGCATAAATTTCTCGCAGATATTCGTTCGGACACTGTTTGGAAAGACGTGAAAGAAGTTAGTCAAAAAGTCGGTTCTTCCTCTCTTTCTTCACTTTCCCAAATTGCGACTGGTATAATTTCTGCAATAATTAAATCTCATCTTGGAATTACATAAAGAGACGTTTTACTACATACGTGGTACATTCTTTCATCTCTGTCTCATTTGGAAGACTGTACCCCTTTTTTTTGATGTAATAAATTATCGCAGTGCATGATATATACCTTGTCAACCATCCGGCTGCGGATATCACTGTTGTAATGGCAAATAACAATGCCCACACTCATTTCACCTCCTCATTTCTTATTGACACAATTGTTTACAATTTCTTTCATATCTCCTATAATCTAGGTACAGGCGCTGGCACGCCGAGTACGAATGAAAGGAGAATACCAATGACCGAAAACCAACAAAAGTTATACGATTTTCTTAAATCAAAAGGTGGTTCC is a window encoding:
- a CDS encoding pentapeptide repeat-containing protein gives rise to the protein MYKEELQEILKKHKKWLAGEDGGVRADLRRADLSEADLRRADLSGADLSEADLSGADLRRADLDFACWPLWCGSLAVKVCKRIAVQLAYHFCKLDCDDPEYITARNAILDFANQFHRVSECGKLEKR
- a CDS encoding DUF2513 domain-containing protein, producing MKLNPDCVRDILLTAEENCDFLSPWDFHKGDSIDRLNSYSHEEIAYHIRQCELSRLLEAVEYCDGGDWITITDLTPDGHKFLADIRSDTVWKDVKEVSQKVGSSSLSSLSQIATGIISAIIKSHLGIT